In one window of Synechococcales cyanobacterium T60_A2020_003 DNA:
- a CDS encoding ATP-dependent metallopeptidase FtsH/Yme1/Tma family protein, with protein MPRQPERQSSSADTNNSRSAILAWLAIFLLLNFLLYRLSSNSYTPYSQFLDQVEAGKVERAVISPNHIEYELTVDPSASETGKVYTTTPVANDPDLLPLLRSHNVELYLVTAIRIVNENG; from the coding sequence ATGCCTAGGCAACCCGAGCGTCAGAGCAGTTCTGCCGACACGAACAACTCTAGAAGTGCAATCCTGGCCTGGTTAGCGATTTTCCTGCTACTCAACTTTTTGCTGTATCGCCTCTCTTCTAATTCCTATACGCCCTACAGTCAATTTTTAGATCAGGTAGAGGCGGGAAAAGTTGAGCGTGCCGTAATTTCACCTAATCATATTGAGTACGAACTCACCGTTGATCCCTCTGCATCCGAAACGGGCAAGGTTTACACAACGACGCCTGTGGCAAACGACCCCGACCTGCTGCCCCTGTTGCGATCGCACAACGTTGAATTGTACCTGGTCACCGCAATAAGAATTGTTAATGAGAATGGCTGA
- a CDS encoding YihY/virulence factor BrkB family protein: MSLDRFFRFFLHINVHTIHKTIKGVLRQRLPSLAAEMAYNATLALFPAILTVLVAISLFQPLTNTFVRLVGRLSQVVPQEAMILIENFTNEVTTGGDRGLFSVSFLVAIWASSGAMSAAMRAMDHIHRIPIDETRPFWKAKLVSLGLTIGTIVLLIMATVLVFISDLVIRKVAKQYDTLGMVLLKLVGYAAVPLSLAIMAIAFAFVYRYGPSRWSPGKPIMPGAILAAISWAFISNGFRYYVSHFGNYNRVYGTVGTFIVLLLWLYLSSLIMLVGDQLNATVGEAMQQGQAQEYGRKPGRLRHRLSRLHRRHWRSPKLFRMNHISKD; the protein is encoded by the coding sequence ATGTCCCTGGATCGGTTCTTTCGTTTCTTTCTACACATCAACGTCCACACCATCCACAAAACCATTAAGGGGGTGTTGCGGCAGCGTTTGCCTAGCCTCGCAGCGGAAATGGCCTACAATGCAACGCTGGCATTGTTCCCCGCCATTCTGACGGTTTTGGTGGCGATTAGCTTATTTCAACCGCTGACCAATACATTTGTGCGGCTTGTGGGTCGGCTCAGTCAGGTCGTCCCCCAAGAGGCGATGATCCTGATTGAAAACTTTACAAATGAGGTCACCACCGGGGGCGATCGCGGCTTGTTTTCGGTGAGCTTTTTAGTCGCAATTTGGGCATCTTCGGGGGCGATGAGTGCGGCCATGCGAGCAATGGATCATATTCATCGAATTCCGATTGATGAAACCCGTCCCTTTTGGAAAGCCAAGCTTGTTTCACTCGGATTGACGATTGGAACGATTGTTTTGCTGATTATGGCGACGGTGCTGGTGTTTATCAGCGACCTCGTGATCCGAAAGGTAGCGAAACAGTACGATACGTTGGGCATGGTGCTGCTGAAACTAGTGGGATATGCGGCGGTGCCCCTGTCGCTTGCCATCATGGCGATCGCCTTTGCCTTTGTCTATCGCTATGGCCCCAGTCGTTGGAGTCCGGGGAAACCGATTATGCCGGGAGCTATCCTAGCGGCGATCTCGTGGGCGTTTATCTCCAACGGGTTCCGCTACTATGTGTCTCACTTTGGGAACTACAACCGGGTCTATGGAACGGTTGGAACGTTCATTGTTCTTTTGTTATGGCTGTATTTGAGTTCCCTGATTATGTTGGTCGGGGATCAGCTGAATGCAACGGTGGGCGAAGCCATGCAGCAGGGACAGGCGCAGGAATATGGCAGGAAACCCGGCAGGCTGCGACACCGATTATCCCGTTTACATCGTAGGCACTGGCGATCGCCCAAGCTTTTTCGGATGAATCATATTAGTAAGGACTAA
- a CDS encoding phosphatidate cytidylyltransferase encodes MGLDESMLSSLGVQVSLVLLWLALVGATAELLRRSGQTDPELIRKVVHIGVGNVILLAWWLHIPMWLGVSASILFSAIALLSYRFPILPVINSVGRRSLGTFFYAVSFAVLIGYFWTIQRPQYAVLGVLTMTWGDGLAALIGQRFGKHPFKVFGMQKSWEGTLAMWAVSYLVSALILGATQGLTWQTWGVPVIIATVATGLEAFSVLGIDNLTVPLGSGAIAFLLSNLRLG; translated from the coding sequence ATGGGGCTAGATGAAAGCATGCTATCGAGTTTGGGAGTGCAAGTTAGCCTAGTTCTGCTTTGGCTTGCCCTAGTGGGGGCAACGGCTGAACTCCTACGGCGATCAGGGCAAACCGATCCAGAGCTAATCCGTAAGGTCGTACACATCGGCGTTGGCAATGTGATCTTGCTGGCTTGGTGGCTTCACATTCCAATGTGGTTGGGGGTGAGTGCCTCGATCCTATTTAGCGCGATCGCCCTTCTATCCTATCGGTTTCCCATCCTGCCCGTGATCAACAGTGTAGGCCGACGAAGCCTGGGCACCTTCTTCTACGCGGTGAGCTTTGCCGTTCTCATTGGCTATTTCTGGACTATTCAACGACCTCAATATGCTGTGCTTGGGGTACTAACCATGACCTGGGGCGATGGCCTCGCCGCCTTGATTGGGCAACGGTTTGGTAAGCATCCGTTCAAAGTCTTTGGAATGCAAAAAAGTTGGGAAGGCACGCTCGCTATGTGGGCGGTCAGCTATCTGGTGAGTGCATTGATTCTAGGAGCCACCCAGGGCTTGACCTGGCAAACCTGGGGCGTTCCAGTCATCATTGCCACAGTCGCAACTGGACTCGAAGCCTTTTCAGTCCTTGGCATTGATAACTTGACGGTTCCGCTAGGCAGTGGGGCGATCGCCTTTCTCCTGTCGAATCTTCGCCTGGGATAG
- the thiD gene encoding bifunctional hydroxymethylpyrimidine kinase/phosphomethylpyrimidine kinase, protein MTQPSSIPVAMTIAGSDSGGGAGIQADLRTFSFHRVHGTCALTCITAQNTVGVSRVDALPPEAVVAQILAVADDIGLDAAKTGMLLNQDIIAVVADTLKRTGLENLVVDPVMVSRTGAQLIADAAIATLRTQLLPLAKVLTPNRYEAQILSGLAIHTLDDMQTAAQKIHTLGSKAVLVKGGGMPDELRGVDVWFDGDRLEVLKTETVQTQDTHGTGCTLSAAIAANLALGQDAFTAVQKAKEYVTTALRYSLRIGAGQGPVGHFFPLLQG, encoded by the coding sequence ATGACTCAACCTTCCTCCATCCCCGTTGCCATGACTATTGCCGGATCCGATAGCGGCGGCGGTGCAGGTATTCAGGCCGATCTGCGAACCTTCTCCTTCCATCGGGTGCATGGAACCTGCGCGCTGACCTGCATAACTGCTCAGAACACGGTCGGTGTGTCGCGGGTGGATGCGCTGCCCCCAGAGGCCGTTGTTGCTCAAATCTTGGCCGTGGCCGACGATATTGGTCTGGATGCTGCGAAGACAGGGATGCTTTTGAACCAGGACATCATTGCCGTTGTTGCTGACACCCTGAAGCGTACTGGCTTAGAAAACCTAGTGGTCGATCCGGTGATGGTATCGCGCACCGGGGCACAGTTAATTGCCGATGCCGCGATCGCTACCCTGCGAACCCAGCTTCTCCCTCTCGCCAAAGTACTAACGCCCAATCGCTACGAAGCCCAAATCCTCAGCGGCCTAGCGATCCACACCCTAGACGACATGCAAACTGCTGCCCAGAAAATCCATACCCTAGGCTCTAAAGCGGTACTCGTCAAAGGAGGAGGGATGCCCGATGAACTGCGAGGCGTCGATGTGTGGTTTGATGGCGATCGCCTAGAGGTGCTAAAAACCGAAACCGTCCAGACCCAAGATACCCACGGCACCGGATGCACCCTATCCGCCGCGATCGCCGCCAACCTCGCCCTCGGACAGGATGCCTTCACCGCCGTCCAAAAGGCCAAAGAGTATGTGACTACCGCCCTCCGCTACTCCCTCCGCATCGGTGCAGGGCAAGGCCCCGTCGGTCACTTTTTCCCGTTACTTCAGGGATAA